Proteins encoded together in one Festucalex cinctus isolate MCC-2025b chromosome 8, RoL_Fcin_1.0, whole genome shotgun sequence window:
- the arl8bb gene encoding ADP-ribosylation factor-like 8Bb codes for MLALINRLLDWFRSLFWKEEMELTLVGLQYSGKTTFVNVIASGQFSEDMIPTVGFNMRKVTKGNVTIKIWDIGGQPRFRSMWERYCRGVNAIVYMVDAADRDKIEASRNELHNLLDKPQLQGIPVLVLGNKRDLDNALDEKQLIEKMNLSAIQDREICCYSVSCKEKDNIDITLQWLIQHSKSRRS; via the exons ATGCTGGCCCTCATAAACAGGCTTTTGGACTGGTTCAGGTCCCTCTTTTGGAAAGAAGAGATGGAACTTACACTCGTGGGACTTCAGTATTCCGGGAAGACCACATTCGTCAATGTGATTGCT TCGGGGCAGTTCAGTGAAGACATGATTCCTACAGTTGGATTCAACATGCGGAAGGTCACAAAAGGCAATGTAACAATAAAG aTATGGGATATAGGTGGACAGCCCCGCTTCAGAAGCATGTGGGAGCGCTACTGCCGAGGAGTCAATGCTATTGT GTACATGGTGGATGCAGCAGATCGAGATAAGATCGAAGCATCCCGAAACGAACTCCACAACTTGCTGGACAAACCACAATTACAAGGAATTCCG gTTCTAGTGCTCGGCAACAAACGAGACCTAGACAACGCTCTGGATGAGAAGCAGCTTATTGAAAAGAT GAACCTGTCGGCCATTCAGGATCGGGAAATCTGCTGCTACTCGGTATCCTGCAAAGAGAAGGACAACATAG ATATCACATTGCAGTGGCTCATCCAGCACTCCAAGTCTCGGAGAAGCTGA